A window of Clostridium taeniosporum genomic DNA:
ATTTTTTATAAATAATAATATAGAAAATTGGTCAGATTTATTAAATGATATAGAGAAAGATAATAATAATTTAGAATATTGTAATATAAATAAAAATGAATTATTAAATATGATTGATCATGAGTGGATATATAAAAGTAAATTTGGAAAAGCATTTTTAAAAGAATTTACTAATATATTTGAGATTAAAAAAGAAATGGTATATCAAATAATGGATGATTTATCTTTTGATATTCAAGATAATAATATAGATGAAACTATAAATAGTTTATTAGAATTAATAAATGCTGATAATATAGAGCTTAGAAATTATATAAAGGGCTTAGCAAATAAATTTTTAAGTAATATAAGACTTTGGAAATATAAAGGTGCCACACTTAATGAAATAAATGGAAAAGATAAAGAAGTAAAGACAAAAATAACTGTTGGTAGGAATGACCCTTGTATTTGCGGTAGTGGAAAGAAATATAAAAAATGTTGTGGAAAAAACTAAATTAATGTTTTATTATCAATAATATAATAATAAAGAACTACTTACTTATTCAGTAGTTCTTTTAATTTTGATAATTTTTTCTTTCGTGGTTTGGTTTATAAATAAAATTGTTTTTTCACAAATATTAATAATTATACATATATTGAATTAGTATCATTACTTGGAGTTGAAAATACGTGATATACGGTTTGATATTAGCTGGAGGAAAAGGAAGTAGATTATATCCATTATCAAGAAATAATCAACCAAAACAATTCCTTAAAGTTATTAATGACAAAAGCTTTTTAGTTAATACAGTAGAAAGAATAAAACCATTAATAGATAGAGAAAATATTTACGTTGTAACTAATACAGATTATGAAAATAAGATAAAAGAAGAGATTCCAAATATAAAAAAAGAAAATATTTTTATAGAGCCTGCCAATAAAGAAACTGCTACGTGTATAGGGCTTTCTGCAGTAAAACTTTTAAAACAAGATGCAGATGCAATTATGGTAGTTTTGCCATCAGACCATTATATTCAGGGTGAAAAAGAATATTTAGATACTTTATCACAAGCAGTAGAAATGGCTAATAAAAAAAGATGTATAGTAACTTTAGGTATAGAACCCACACGTCCAGAGACAGGGTATGGATATATAGAAATGGGTGATAGATACTCAGGTAATATATCTACTTATAAAATTGCTAGATTTACGGAAAAACCAAATTTAGAAATAGCAAAAGACTTTTTATTAAAAGGAACTTATTTATGGAATTCTGGTATGTTTGTGTTTAGAGCAGATGTGATATTGAGAGAAATAGAAAAATACATTCCTAAAATGCATAAATCATTAATGGAAATATATAAGCATGTAGGAGAAGAAGACGAAGAAAAGGTAATTAAAGAACAATATGATATTATTGATGGAATATCAATTGATTTTGGAGTTATGCAAAAGACTAGAAAAGCATTTGTAATAAAGTGTGATTTTAATTGGGATGATATAGGAAGTTTTAATGCTCTAAGTAGATTTTTAGGTAAATATAGAAATAATAGTGTATCTAAAAATGTTTATATGGAAGATTGCGAAAGTTGTTCAGTATTTGGAGGAAAAAATTTAATAATAGGTTTTGGAATAAAGGACTTAGTAATAGTAGATGCAGGTGATGTTATTTTAGTTATGGATAAGAATAGAGATCAAGAGATAAAGCATTTATTAAATAAATTAAATAGTGAGGACAAATATAATAAATTTTTATAGTTTTTAAAATAAGAGTGTTAAAAAGCATATTATTTAATTATTATGATACTTTTTAATATTCTTATTTTTTATTTGTTAATAATTGCATCTATTAATTGAAAAATATTAAAAAAATATAATATTTTTCTATAAATAACATAAAAAATATTAATAAAAACATTGTAAATTAGCTTATATAATATTATTATATGAGTATACTAATTAGTTGTTATTTAATATAAATATTATATTGATAATGACAAATGAGAGGGCGTGTATAGAATTTGATGATGAATACTCATAAAATTATTGCACAAAATATTTTGAATTATACAAATAGTAAGAGTATATATCTAATTAATGATTATAGATTTATATGGGGAAATATAAAACCAGATTGTGTACTTAAATATAAAATGATAAAACATTACTTCATTGAAAGTATAGATATAATGATAAAGAAAATTGAGAGACTATGTTCTTTATCTTTACAGGACATTTATTACAAGGTATCAGTTAATAAGTTTAGCGAAGAGCTTGGAGTAATTTGTCATTTCATGTGTGATTATTTTTGTGCTCCTCATTATTATAGATGGGAGTTTAAAAGTACAAGTCAAGTTAAGAATCATGTTATGTATGAAAAAGATTTGGGGAAAATAGCAAAAGAGTTCAATTCAAAAGGGTGTATAACTTCAAGCATAGATATAGATAATATTAAAGAATTTATCTATGATTTACAAAATCAATATAAAGGTTCTTTAGATTTTAAGAATGATTTAACTTATGCTTATTATGTTTGTAACAGCATAGTTAATATGGTTTTAAATAGAGTATTTTTAAATGAATGCAGTTTATCGAAAGTAGTATAAGGCACATTCAAATAAATAACTAGTCAATATGCTAGTTTATTTTGTGAACTATTTCTTCCTTGGAACCTAATAATAGTACAACTATTAGCAGAACCAAAATCATTGTATTTCACAAAATATATGTGGCATCTTTGACTTGTTATCCATTTTCATATGTCTAATTAAATTTTTAAGAAACTTATTTTTATAAGTTTCTTTTTTTAGTTGCATAAATAAAATTAAAGGCATATAATATAAGAAAACATATGAACAATAAAGCATATGTTCATATAAATGGAGGAGTTATTATGAATAATGAAAATAATTTTGTAGAAAATTGTAAATGCAATATTATACATGAAGATATAGTGATGAAAGTAAAAGATTTATTGCCACAAGAAGAAATTTTATATGATTTAGCTGAATTATTTAAAGTATTTGGTGATTCTACAAGGATTAAAATAATATGTGCATTATTTGAATCAGAATTATGTGTTTGTGATATGGCAGCTCTTTTAGGAATGACTCAATCTGCAATATCTCATCAGCTAAGAACATTAAAATCAGCTAGACTAGTTAAGTTTAGAAGAGAGGGCAAAGTAATTTATTATTCACTTGATGATGAACACATAAAACATATATTTGATGAGGGATTTAAACATATTACTGAATAAAGGGGGATTATATTAATTATGGATGATGAAATGAAACTTTCACTTAATGGACTAGATTGTGCTAATTGTGCTAATAAAATTGAAAGAAAAGTTAATGATATGGAAGATGTTGAAGAAGCAAATATGAATTTTTCTTTAGGTAAGTTAACTGTTAAATTACATGAAAATAAAGATAAAGAAAAAGTTTTTAATTTAATTAAAGATATAGTTAAGAAATTAGAGCCACATGTAATTGTAACAGATGAAAAAGATGTTTTTAACAACAAGGTAAATATAAATAAATTAAATTATAGTTGTAAAAAACCATGTTGTAGTCATGAAAGCTGTGCTACTCACAATAATGGAAATAGCACACATGTTCATGTTAAAAAATATAATCATTCAGAAAATATATCACATGATAATAAAACAAATAGTACAACCAAGTTATTTGATAAAAAAAAGTTTTTCTATGAAAATCAAGTATCTATTATAGGATTAATTTTATATATAATAGCAATATTATTTAGGGAAGAGAATTATTTAAATACATCTATATTTATTTTTAGTTATATATTAATTGGAGGAGAAGTATTAAAAATTGCTTTTAAGAATATTTTAAGAGGAGAAATTTTTGATGAAAATTTTTTAATGACTATAGCTACAGTTGGAGCATTAGCAATAGGGGAATATCCGGAAGCAGTCGGGGTTATGATGTTTTATAAAATAGGAGAATTGTTTCAAGGTTATGCTGTAAATAAATCAAGAAAATCTATAACATCACTTATGAATATACGTCCAGAATATGCAAATATAATTACTAACCAAGGTGAACAGAAAGTGTCTCCAGAAGAAGTTAAAAAAAATGACTTTATAGTTGTGAAACCAGGGGAAAGGATACCACTTGATGGGGTAGTGATAGAAGGAACTGGTAGTATAGATACTTCAGCATTAACAGGAGAATCACTTCCAAGAGAAATTAATGTTGGTGATGAATTATTATCAGGAAGTATAAATTTAAATTCAGTTATAAAATTGAAAGTTACTAAAATGTTTAGTGAATCAACTGTATCAAAAATATTAAACTTGGTAGAAAATTCTAGTAGTAAAAAGGCTAAAACAGAAAAATTTATTACTAAGTTTTCAAGATTATATACACCAATAGTAGTATTTTTAGCAATAGCAGTTGCAATAATTCCACCAATTTTAATTAAAGGAGAAGTATTTTCAGATTGGTTATATAGAGCATTAATATTTTTGGTTATATCATGTCCATGCGCATTAGTTATTTCTGTACCTTTAGGATTGTTTGCAGGGATTGGAGGAGCATCTAAAAAAGGTATTTTAATAAAGGGTGGAAATTATATTGAAGTGTTAAAAAATGTTGATACAGTAGTATTTGATAAAACAGGTACTTTAACAAAAGGAACATTTAAAGTTTCAGAAATTAATGCTATAGACATGGAAAAAGAAGATTTCTTAAGAATTTCAGCATTAGGTGAAAGTTTTTCAAATCATCCAATTGCTAAATCAATAGTAAAGGAATTTAAAGGTGAATTAAAAAAAGATAATGTGGAAGATTATAAAGAATTATCAGGTCATGGTATAAAAGCTGTGATTGAGGGTAAAAATGTAATTTTAGGTAATTATAAATTACTTGAAGATAATAATATTAATTTAAAAAAAGTAGAAAAAGCAGGGACTGTGGTATATGTTTCAATAGATGGTAAGTATAGTGGAAATATAGTTATAGCAGATGAAATAAAAGAAGATTCAATTAAAGCAATTAAAAAATTAAAAACTACTGGAATAAAAAGAACTGTAATGCTTACTGGAGATAATAATATTGTAGCCAATAGCGTAGCTAAAGTAATAGGTATAGATGAAGTGAAAAGTGAGCTTCTGCCTGGAGATAAAGTATTAGAAATAGAAAAATTAATAACTAATAACCAGTCAAAAGGAAAAGTAATGTTTGTTGGAGATGGTATAAATGATGCACCAGTTCTTGCTAGAGCAGATGTAGGAATTGCAATGGGAGGAATAGGATCTGATGCAGCAATAGAAGCAGCAGATGTTGTTTTAATGAAAGATAATCCATTAGCATTATCTGATGCAATAAAAATATCTAAAAAAGTAAATTTAATATTATGGCAAAATATAATTTTTGCTCTTGGAGTTAAAATTTTTGTTTTAGTTTTAGGTGCTTTTGGAATAGCTAATATGTGGGAAGCAGTATTTGCAGATGTAGGTGTTACATTGATAGCTATTTTAAATTCTATGAGGAGCTTAAAAAACAATTAAGTAAGAAATTATATTTTGATTTTATTTATAAAATAATAATAAGAGCAGTTAATATCCATAACTGCTCTTATTATTGGTGGTATTTTACATTCATATTTTTGTGTAAAAATTAATTATTAATAATAAGCCTAGAAAAAAATAAAATTTTGTATTATGATAAAATATAGATGATTTTTATACAGATTTACAATTCATCTATAAATAATAATTATTTATAGATGTGTTTAAAAGATTTTATATGTGTTTTTAGTAAGTTATTAAAATAACATTTATTTCAATAATGAGTATGTTAAAATAATATCTTTTAATTTGTTAAAATTCTAAATTTTAAGGTTTAGTAAAATGATTAATAATAAATTGTATTTTTAGAGAAAAGATTAAATATAAATAAAAATAAGGAGTAATGGTATGGATAAAAATAAAAATATATCTATGGCAGTTGTAAAGAGATTGCCTAAATATCATAGGTATCTTAACGAACTGATGAAAAACGATGTAGACAGAATATCATCAAAAGAACTTGGAGAAAAGATAGGATTTACAGCATCTCAAATTAGACAGGATTTAAATTGTTTTGGTGATTTTGGTCAACAGGGATATGGATATAATGTTAAAGAATTATATACACAAATAAATTCAATATTAGGTCTAGATAAGGAGTATAATGCTGTTTTAATCGGAGCAGGTAACATAGGTCAAGCGATAGCTAATTATACTAGATTTGATAAATTAGGAATTATGATAACTGCTATTTTTGATGCCAATCCTAAACTTATAGGGATAAAAATAAGAGATATTGAAATAAGAGATATTGATGAATTAGGAAGTTTTCTTAATTTTAATTCTACAGCTATTGGTGTTATATGTGTACCTAAAAAAAGTGCACAAAAAGTTAGTGATGAATTAATAAAGGGAGGAATAAAAGGTATTTGGAATTTTGCACCTATAGATTTAGTTGTACCAGAAGATGTAAAAGTTGAAAATGTTCATTTAAGTGATAGTATATCAACATTAATTTATCAATTACATCAACAAAGCTAAGAGTGAGAATTTGAGGGGTTATATAAAAAATATGTTAATAATACAATATTTTATTGCAAATAATACTTATAAGTATTATAATTTAAGAAAAGAAAAAATATTGTTTGCATATTTTTTTATGAACAATTGTTAATATTATAACAATTGGTAACAATTGTTGACATAATAAGACTATTTAAGGCCTTTTATTTTTAAGTTTAATTGTTAATATTATAACAATTTTAATTAGAAAATAATTTGCTAAGAATAAGAGTTGTTATAATAATTTTTACCATATCTAAAATCTAAAAATAAAAAAATTTTAATAAAAAAGTACAAGTATATAGGTTTAAGGGAGGATTATGAAAATGGAATTAAAAAATGTAATTCTTGAAAAAGAAGGTCATTTAGCAACTGTTATAATTAACAGACCAAAAGCTTTAAATGCATTAAATTCAGAAACATTAAAAGACTTAGACGTAGTTTTGGAAAATTTAGAAAATGATAGTAATATATATGCAGTTATTTTAACTGGTTCAGGAGAAAAATCTTTCGTTGCTGGAGCTGATATATCAGAAATGAAAGATCTTAATGAACAACAAGGTAAAGAATTTGGTGAATTAGGAAACAAAGTTTTCTTAAGATTAGAAAAGTTAAACAAGCCTGTAATAGCAGCTATTTCAGGATTCGCTTTAGGTGGTGGATGCGAATTAGCTATGGCATGTGATATAAGAATAGCATCAGAAAAAGCAAGATTTGCTCAACCAGAAGCAGGACTTGGAATAACTCCAGGTTTTGGTGGTACTCAAAGATTACCAAGAATAGTTGGAATGGGTAAAGCTAAAGAATTAATTTATACTTGTGCTCAAGTAAAAGCTGATGAAGCATTAAGAATAGGATTAGTAAATAAAGTAGTTTCATTAGAAAACTTAATGGATGAAGCAAAAGCTATGGCAGAAAAAATAATAGTTAATGCTCCAGTAGCTGTTAAGCTTTGTAAGGATGCAATAAATAGAGGAATGCAAGTCGATATAGATAAGGCTGTGTTAATAGAAGCAGAAGATTTTGGAAAATGTTTCTCAACTGAAGATCAAAAAGAAGGTATGACTGCTTTCTTAGAAAGAAGAGAAAAGAATTTCCAAAATAAATAATTAAAAATTAAGTTAAAAATCTAATAGGTTTTTATATAATTGATCATCAATAGAGTGTAATCAATAAGGAGGGTAATTTAATGAATTTCCAATTAACTAGAGAACAAGAATTAGTACAACAAATGGTTAGAGAATTCGCTCAAAATGAAGTGAAACCAATTGCTGCTGAAGTGGATGAAACTGAAAGATTTCCAATGGAAAACGTTGAAAAAATGGGTAAAATAGGTATGATGGGAATACCATTTGCTAAAGAATTTGGAGGAGCAGGTGGAGATGTTCTTTCATATATAATGACAGTTGAAGAATTATCAAAAGTATGTGCTACAACAGGTGTTATAGTTTCAGCTCATACTTCATTATGTGCATCTGTAATAAATGAAAATGGTACTCCAGAACAAAAAGCAAAATATTTACCAGATCTTTGTCAAGGTAAGAAAATCGGTGCTTTTGGTTTAACTGAACCAGGTGCTGGAACAGATGCTGCTGGTCAACAAACAACAGCTGTATTAGATGGAGATCATTATGTATTAAATGGATCAAAAATCTTCATAACTAATGGTGGAGTAGCTGAAACTTTCATAATATTTGCTATGACTGATAAGAGTAAAGGAACTAAAGGAATTTCAGCTTTCATAGTTGAAAAGAGCTTCCCAGGATTCTCAATCGGTAAATTAGAAGATAAAATGGGAATCAGAGGATCTTCAACAACTGAACTTGTAATGGAAGAGTGTATAGTACCAAAAGAAAACTTAATTGGTAAAGAAGGTAAGGGATTTGGTATAGCAATGAAGACTCTTGATGGAGGAAGAATTGGTATAGCTGCTCAAGCTTTAGGTATTGCAGAAGGTGCATTTGAAGAAGCTGTTAATTACATGAAAGAAAGAAAACAATTTAAGAGACCATTATCAGCTCAACAAGGTTTACAATGGTATATTGCTGAAATGGACGTTAAGATAGAAGCTGCAAGACATTTAGTATATAAAGCTGCTTGTAAGAAACAAAATAAACAACCATACTCAGTAGATGCTGCAAGAGCTAAATTATTTGCTGCAGAAGTGGCTATGGAAGTTACAACTAAAGCAGTTCAAATATTCGGTGGATACGGATATACTAAAGAATATCCAGTAGAAAGAATGATGAGAGATGCTAAGATAACTGAAATATATGAAGGAACTTCAGAAGTTCAAAAAATGGTTATCGCAGGAAGCATTTTAAGATAGGGGAGGACTTATAGAATGAATATAGTAGTTTGTGTAAAACAAGTTCCAGATACTACAGCTGTAAAGATTGATCCTAAGACAGGTACACTAATAAGAGATGGTGTTCCATCAATCATGAATCCAGAGGATAAACATGCATTAGAAGGTGCATTACAATTAAAAGAAACTATTGGAGCAAAAGTAACAGTTATAAGCATGGGACTTCCAATGGCTAAAGCAACATTAAGAGAAGCTTTATGTATGGGAGCTGATGAAGCTATCCTATTAACTGATAGAGTATTAGGAGGAGCTGATACTTTAGCTACTTCAAAAGCATTAGCAGGAGTTATTGCTAAATTAGATTATGATATAGTATTTGCAGGAAGACAAGCTATCGATGGAGATACTGCTCAAGTTGGACCAGAAATAGCTGAGCATTTAAATATCCCTCAAGTTACTTATGTTCAAGGCGTTGAAGCAAAGGGAGATAAAGAATTAATAGTTAACAGAGCTTTAGAAGATGGATTTGAAAAAATACAAATACAAACTCCATGTCTATTAACTGCAATTGAAGAACTTAATGAACCAAGATACATGAGTGTTGCTAAAATATTTGCAACTTCTGATGATCAAATTAAGGTTATGAGTGCAGATGATATAGATGTAGATAAAGCTGAATTAGGACTTAAAGGATCACCTACAAAGGTTAAAAAGTCAATGACTAAAGAAGTTAAAGGTGCAGGCGAAGTTATTAATAAGCCAGCAAAAGAATCAGTAGCTTACGTTGTAGAAAAACTACAAGAAAAACACTACATCTAGTATAATAGGAGGGTAATTTATTATGAATATAGCAGATTACAATGGCGTTTGGGTATTTGCAGAACAAAGAGAAGGCCAATTACAAAAAGTATCTTTAGAATTACTTGGAGAAGGTAGAAAAATTGCTGATAAATTAGGTGTTAAATTAACAGCTTTATTATTAGGTAACAATATAGAAAATTTAGCTAAGACATTAGGAGAACATGGTGCTGATGAAGTTTTAGTTGCAGAAGATAAAAACTTAGAACACTACACTACTGATGCATACACAAAAGTTATTTGTGACTTAGCAAATGAAAGAAAACCAGGAATATTATTTATAGGAGCTACTTTTATAGGAAGAGACTTAGGTCCAAGAGTTGCTGCTAGATTATCTACTGGATTAACTGCTGACTGTACATCTTTAGATGTTGAAGTTGAAGGTGGAGCTTTATTAGCTACTAGACCTGCATTTGGTGGTAACTTAATGGCTACTATTGCTTGTCCAGAACACAGACCACAAATGGCTACAGTAAGACCAGGAGTATTTGGAAAAATTACTACTGATGCAAGTAAATGCAATATAGAAAAAGTTGAAGCTAAACTTTCTGATAGTGATGTCAGAACTAAGGTATTAGAAATAATAAAAGAACACAAAGATGTTGTAGATATATCAGAAGCTAAAGTTCTTGTAGCTGGTGGTAGAGGAGTAGGTTCTAAAGAAAACTTTGCTTTATTACAAGAATTAGCAGTAGCATTAGATGGAACAGTAGCTGGATCAAGAGCAGCTGTTGAAAATGGATGGATAGAAAGAGATTACCAAGTTGGTCAAACTGGTAAGACTGTAAGACCATCAATCTACATTGCTTGTGGTATTTCAGGAGCAATCCAACACGTTGCTGGTATGCAAGAATCAGATATGATTATAGCTATCAACAAAGATGAAACTGCACCAATCATGCAAGTTGCTGATTATGGTATAGTTGGAGATGTAAGTAAAGTATTACCTGAATTAATAGCTCAAGTTAAAGAAGTTAAGAGTGCTGAATAGTATTTAAGATTTTTATCCTTCATCAAATATGATCATATTTGATGGAGGTATTTATAAATAAAAGTTCTGAGGAGGATTTATCAATGAAAAAGGTATTTGTACTTGGTGCTGGAACAATGGGTGCTGGAATCGTTCAAGCATTCGCACAACATGGTTATGAAGTAATAGTAAGAGACATAAAAGATGAATTTGTTGAAAGAGGAATAGCTGGAATCAACAAAGGACTAACTAGATTAGTTTCTAAAGGAAAAATGACTGAAGAAGTTAAAGAAGAAATTCTTTCAAGAATTTCTGGAACTACTGATATGAAATTAGCTGCTGACTGCGATTTAGTAGTAGAAGCTGCTGTTGAAAACATGAAAATAAAAAGAGAAATATTTGCTGAATTAGATGGAATCTGTAAACCAGAAACTATCTTAGCATCTAATACTTCTTCTTTATCAATTACAGAAGTTGCATCAGCAACTAACAGACCTGATAAAGTTATAGGAATGCATTTCTTTAATCCAGCTCCAGTAATGAAGCTTGTTGAAATTATCAGAGGAATGGCTACTTCACAAGAAACTTTTGATGCTATAAAAGAATTAACTGTAGCTATAGAAAAGAATCCAGTAGAAGTTGCAGAAGCTCCAGGATTTGTTGTTAACAGAATATTAATTCCAATGATTAATGAAGGTATTGGAATATTAGCAGAAGGTATCGCTTCAGTTGAAGATATAGATACAGCTATGAAATATGGTGCAAATCATCCAATGGGACCTTTAGCATTAGGAGATCTTATCGGATTAGATGTATGTTTAGCTATTATGGATGTTTTATATAATGAAACAGGAGATACTAAATATAGAGCTCACAGCTTATTAAGAAAATATGTAAGAGCTGGATGGTTAGGAAGAAAAACTGGAAGAGGTTTCTACGACTATTCAAAATAATATATATTTTGGACTCAAGCATTATGCTTGAGTCTTTTTTTGTGTCTAGAAAATTATATATAGAAATTTTTGATTTATATTTTATTTAATAATATACTATATAATAGAATATATTATTTGATAATTATTTTAGTTTAGAGGTGATTTATTATGTTAAAAGAATTAGCTCAAAAATATTGGGATGATAAGTATGATTTAAATTGTGCAGAATGTCTAATATATGCAGCAAATGAAGAATACGAGTTGAATTTATCAAAAGAGACTTTAAAAACAATGTCTGCATTTGGTGGAGGAATGGCAATAGGAGAGATGTGTGGTGTTATTTCTGGAGCAATAGCTGCTATCGGAATAATGTTTACCAATATAAGTGGACATAAGAGTCCAATTGTTAGAGAAATGACTACAGAATTTATAAATAAATTTAAAGATATTCTTGGAAGTAATAATTGTATTAAATTAAGGGAAGAATATAAAAAGTCTAAAGAAGACGGAACTTGTATAGTTATGGTTGAAACAGCTGCCGAAATTCTTCAAGATATTGTAATTAAATATGATAAATTTAGAGTCAATTGGAACTAAATTTTATTAACATATATTTTTATAA
This region includes:
- a CDS encoding redox-sensing transcriptional repressor Rex, which translates into the protein MDKNKNISMAVVKRLPKYHRYLNELMKNDVDRISSKELGEKIGFTASQIRQDLNCFGDFGQQGYGYNVKELYTQINSILGLDKEYNAVLIGAGNIGQAIANYTRFDKLGIMITAIFDANPKLIGIKIRDIEIRDIDELGSFLNFNSTAIGVICVPKKSAQKVSDELIKGGIKGIWNFAPIDLVVPEDVKVENVHLSDSISTLIYQLHQQS
- a CDS encoding short-chain-enoyl-CoA hydratase, whose protein sequence is MELKNVILEKEGHLATVIINRPKALNALNSETLKDLDVVLENLENDSNIYAVILTGSGEKSFVAGADISEMKDLNEQQGKEFGELGNKVFLRLEKLNKPVIAAISGFALGGGCELAMACDIRIASEKARFAQPEAGLGITPGFGGTQRLPRIVGMGKAKELIYTCAQVKADEALRIGLVNKVVSLENLMDEAKAMAEKIIVNAPVAVKLCKDAINRGMQVDIDKAVLIEAEDFGKCFSTEDQKEGMTAFLERREKNFQNK
- a CDS encoding electron transfer flavoprotein subunit alpha/FixB family protein; protein product: MNIADYNGVWVFAEQREGQLQKVSLELLGEGRKIADKLGVKLTALLLGNNIENLAKTLGEHGADEVLVAEDKNLEHYTTDAYTKVICDLANERKPGILFIGATFIGRDLGPRVAARLSTGLTADCTSLDVEVEGGALLATRPAFGGNLMATIACPEHRPQMATVRPGVFGKITTDASKCNIEKVEAKLSDSDVRTKVLEIIKEHKDVVDISEAKVLVAGGRGVGSKENFALLQELAVALDGTVAGSRAAVENGWIERDYQVGQTGKTVRPSIYIACGISGAIQHVAGMQESDMIIAINKDETAPIMQVADYGIVGDVSKVLPELIAQVKEVKSAE
- a CDS encoding acyl-CoA dehydrogenase, producing the protein MNFQLTREQELVQQMVREFAQNEVKPIAAEVDETERFPMENVEKMGKIGMMGIPFAKEFGGAGGDVLSYIMTVEELSKVCATTGVIVSAHTSLCASVINENGTPEQKAKYLPDLCQGKKIGAFGLTEPGAGTDAAGQQTTAVLDGDHYVLNGSKIFITNGGVAETFIIFAMTDKSKGTKGISAFIVEKSFPGFSIGKLEDKMGIRGSSTTELVMEECIVPKENLIGKEGKGFGIAMKTLDGGRIGIAAQALGIAEGAFEEAVNYMKERKQFKRPLSAQQGLQWYIAEMDVKIEAARHLVYKAACKKQNKQPYSVDAARAKLFAAEVAMEVTTKAVQIFGGYGYTKEYPVERMMRDAKITEIYEGTSEVQKMVIAGSILR
- a CDS encoding electron transfer flavoprotein subunit beta/FixA family protein, which translates into the protein MNIVVCVKQVPDTTAVKIDPKTGTLIRDGVPSIMNPEDKHALEGALQLKETIGAKVTVISMGLPMAKATLREALCMGADEAILLTDRVLGGADTLATSKALAGVIAKLDYDIVFAGRQAIDGDTAQVGPEIAEHLNIPQVTYVQGVEAKGDKELIVNRALEDGFEKIQIQTPCLLTAIEELNEPRYMSVAKIFATSDDQIKVMSADDIDVDKAELGLKGSPTKVKKSMTKEVKGAGEVINKPAKESVAYVVEKLQEKHYI
- a CDS encoding ArsR/SmtB family transcription factor: MNNENNFVENCKCNIIHEDIVMKVKDLLPQEEILYDLAELFKVFGDSTRIKIICALFESELCVCDMAALLGMTQSAISHQLRTLKSARLVKFRREGKVIYYSLDDEHIKHIFDEGFKHITE
- a CDS encoding heavy metal translocating P-type ATPase codes for the protein MDDEMKLSLNGLDCANCANKIERKVNDMEDVEEANMNFSLGKLTVKLHENKDKEKVFNLIKDIVKKLEPHVIVTDEKDVFNNKVNINKLNYSCKKPCCSHESCATHNNGNSTHVHVKKYNHSENISHDNKTNSTTKLFDKKKFFYENQVSIIGLILYIIAILFREENYLNTSIFIFSYILIGGEVLKIAFKNILRGEIFDENFLMTIATVGALAIGEYPEAVGVMMFYKIGELFQGYAVNKSRKSITSLMNIRPEYANIITNQGEQKVSPEEVKKNDFIVVKPGERIPLDGVVIEGTGSIDTSALTGESLPREINVGDELLSGSINLNSVIKLKVTKMFSESTVSKILNLVENSSSKKAKTEKFITKFSRLYTPIVVFLAIAVAIIPPILIKGEVFSDWLYRALIFLVISCPCALVISVPLGLFAGIGGASKKGILIKGGNYIEVLKNVDTVVFDKTGTLTKGTFKVSEINAIDMEKEDFLRISALGESFSNHPIAKSIVKEFKGELKKDNVEDYKELSGHGIKAVIEGKNVILGNYKLLEDNNINLKKVEKAGTVVYVSIDGKYSGNIVIADEIKEDSIKAIKKLKTTGIKRTVMLTGDNNIVANSVAKVIGIDEVKSELLPGDKVLEIEKLITNNQSKGKVMFVGDGINDAPVLARADVGIAMGGIGSDAAIEAADVVLMKDNPLALSDAIKISKKVNLILWQNIIFALGVKIFVLVLGAFGIANMWEAVFADVGVTLIAILNSMRSLKNN
- a CDS encoding zinc dependent phospholipase C family protein codes for the protein MMNTHKIIAQNILNYTNSKSIYLINDYRFIWGNIKPDCVLKYKMIKHYFIESIDIMIKKIERLCSLSLQDIYYKVSVNKFSEELGVICHFMCDYFCAPHYYRWEFKSTSQVKNHVMYEKDLGKIAKEFNSKGCITSSIDIDNIKEFIYDLQNQYKGSLDFKNDLTYAYYVCNSIVNMVLNRVFLNECSLSKVV
- a CDS encoding mannose-1-phosphate guanylyltransferase, which encodes MIYGLILAGGKGSRLYPLSRNNQPKQFLKVINDKSFLVNTVERIKPLIDRENIYVVTNTDYENKIKEEIPNIKKENIFIEPANKETATCIGLSAVKLLKQDADAIMVVLPSDHYIQGEKEYLDTLSQAVEMANKKRCIVTLGIEPTRPETGYGYIEMGDRYSGNISTYKIARFTEKPNLEIAKDFLLKGTYLWNSGMFVFRADVILREIEKYIPKMHKSLMEIYKHVGEEDEEKVIKEQYDIIDGISIDFGVMQKTRKAFVIKCDFNWDDIGSFNALSRFLGKYRNNSVSKNVYMEDCESCSVFGGKNLIIGFGIKDLVIVDAGDVILVMDKNRDQEIKHLLNKLNSEDKYNKFL